A single region of the Myripristis murdjan chromosome 3, fMyrMur1.1, whole genome shotgun sequence genome encodes:
- the lingo1b gene encoding leucine-rich repeat and immunoglobulin-like domain-containing nogo receptor-interacting protein 1-B, with amino-acid sequence MTVLVSSRMVSGEAGGHSYLVACWQPILVLMLGTVLSGSTTGCPSRCDCNAQERSVVCHRRRLAALPEGIPIETRILDLSKNRLRSLGPEEFINYPQLEELQLNENTISSIEPGVFSNLVNLRTLGLRSNQLKLIQLGVFTGLSNLTQLDISENRIVILLDYMFQELYNLRTLEVGDNHLVFISPRSFHGLSNLESLSIERCNLGSLPTDALSHLHNLLSLRLRHFNVSVIRDYSFKRLYRLRVLEISHMPSLDTMTPKCLYGLNITSLSITSCNLSAIPYQAIRHLGYLRFLNLSFNPIHTVEGNQLFNLQRLQAFHLVGGRLTIIEPYSFKGLNHLRILNVSSNSLSTLEESVFHSVGNLETLALYDNPLACDCRLLWVFRRRWRLNFNRLQPMCASPEAVKGKEFKDFPDVLPSDYFTCQRSEIVDLKVQESHVDEGTTVHFTCEAKGDPVPVIMWLSPRKEFITTKTVGSRLTVSNDGTLEVRYAQIQDNGTYMCVASNAAGNDTKPAHLFVHSYSPNWPHQPNKTFAFISNQPSDEGANVTRATVPFPFDVKTLIIATTMGFISFLGVVLFCLVILFLWSRGKGNAKSNIEIEYVPRKEEADEASPTEAPLKFNMKIM; translated from the coding sequence GTAAGCAGCAGGATGGTGTCTGGGGAGGCAGGAGGGCACAGCTACCTGGTGGCATGCTGGCAGCCCATCCTGGTTCTGATGCTGGGCACCGTCCTTTCTGGCTCCACCACTGGTTGCCCTTCCCGATGTGACTGCAACGCCCAGGAGCGCTCGGTTGTGTGTCATCGACGGAGACTGGCAGCTCTTCCTGAAGGCATCCCGATTGAAACCAGGATTCTGGATCTCAGCAAGAATCGCCTGAGAAGCCTGGGCCCGGAGGAGTTCATTAATTATCCTCAGTTAGAGGAGCTGCAACTAAACGAAAACACTATCTCATCCATTGAGCCTGGGGTTTTTAGCAACCTTGTAAACTTACGGACTCTAGGGCTGCGCAGCAACCAGCTGAAGCTCATTCAGCTGGGAGTGTTCACTGGCCTGAGCAACCTCACCCAACTGGATATTAGTGAGAACAGAATTGTCATTCTCCTGGACTATATGTTTCAGGAACTATACAACCTGAGGACTCTGGAGGTTGGTGACAATCATCTAGTCTTCATCTCGCCCCGCTCTTTTCATGGCCTCAGCAACCTTGAAAGCCTCAGCATTGAGCGATGCAATCTAGGCTCATTGCCCACTGATGCCCTCAGCCATCTGCATAACCTGTTGTCGCTTCGATTGCGCCATTTCAATGTCAGTGTCATACGGGATTACTCCTTCAAGAGGCTCTATCGACTCCGAGTGTTGGAGATTTCTCATATGCCTAGCCTGGATACGATGACCCCAAAATGCCTGTATGGACTAAACATCACATCATTGTCCATCACAAGCTGTAATCTTTCCGCCATCCCCTACCAAGCCATCCGTCACCTGGGGTATCTCCGATTTCTGAATCTGTCTTTCAATCCCATTCATACTGTGGAAGGGAACCAACTCTTCAATCTACAGAGGCTCCAGGCTTTTCACTTGGTTGGTGGGCGATTAACCATCATTGAGCCCTATTCTTTCAAAGGACTCAATCATCTCCGTATTCTCAACGTATCCAGCAATAGCTTGAGCACCCTGGAGGAGTCTGTCTTCCACTCTGTGGGGAACCTGGAGACTCTCGCTCTGTACGACAATCCTTTGGCTTGCGACTGTCGCCTGCTTTGGGTCTTCCGCCGGAGGTGGAGGCTCAACTTCAATAGACTGCAGCCCATGTGTGCTTCACCTGAGGCTGTAAAGGGCAAAGAGTTCAAGGACTTCCCTGACGTCCTCCCTTCTGACTATTTCACCTGCCAGAGGTCTGAGATTGTGGACCTCAAGGTTCAAGAAAGCCATGTAGATGAGGGAACTACAGTCCACTTCACTTGCGAAGCTAAAGGTGATCCAGTCCCTGTAATAATGTGGCTGTCCCCAAGGAAGGAATTCATTACTACCAAAACAGTGGGGTCAAGGCTTACTGTGTCTAACGATGGTACCCTGGAGGTGCGTTATGCCCAAATCCAGGACAACGGTACCTACATGTGTGTTGCAAGCAACGCAGCAGGCAATGACACCAAACCTGCTCACCTCTTTGTGCATAGCTACTCTCCCAACTGGCCCCATcagccaaacaaaacatttgccTTCATTTCCAACCAGCCTAGTGATGAAGGTGCAAACGTGACCCGGGCAACAGTTCCATTCCCATTTGATGTAAAGACACTTATCATTGCAACCACCATGGGGTTCATCTCTTTCCTCGGAGTTGTCCTCTTTTGCCTGGTTATTCTCTTTCTCTGGAGTAGAGGTAAAGGGAATGCAAAATCCAATATAGAGATTGAATATGTACCACGAAAAGAAGAGGCAGACGAGGCCAGCCCGACTGAAGCGCCATTAAAATTCAACATGAAAATCATGTGA